One genomic segment of Gemmatimonadota bacterium includes these proteins:
- a CDS encoding protein arginine kinase: MDRRMDTGMENLYTELLVDVPQWCVPEGETADLVISSRARLARNLTTLPFVHRSIKNERFRVIEQVENAVQQSENVARSVYLSLLDTSELDRGVLVERRLISPSLAEGTRPAGVFIGPGETFSLMVNEEDHLRLQTIKGGLQVRAAWQEADKIDTELSKTLDFAFSDEFGYLTSCPSNTGTGMRLSVLMHLPGLTLADQMASLGCAMEEIGFTVRGLHGEGTGRSGNMYQVSNQCTLGHAEEEIVDRLDRVSRQLAAFEERACDALASRAKRQTEDRVARAYGLLKHVRLLGEMEALDALSMLRMGTFMELCQGMETSAFNQLMIAIQPAHIRMTSGREMTAEELDERRAELVREHLRF; the protein is encoded by the coding sequence ATGGACAGGCGTATGGATACCGGAATGGAAAACCTGTACACGGAACTGCTGGTCGACGTGCCGCAGTGGTGCGTGCCCGAGGGCGAGACGGCGGACCTGGTGATCAGCAGCCGGGCCCGTCTTGCGCGGAACCTGACCACCCTGCCCTTCGTGCACCGTTCGATCAAGAACGAGCGGTTCCGCGTGATCGAACAGGTGGAAAATGCCGTCCAGCAAAGCGAAAACGTGGCGCGGTCGGTGTACCTTTCGCTGCTGGACACGTCGGAGCTGGACCGCGGGGTACTGGTGGAAAGGCGGTTGATCAGCCCGTCGCTGGCGGAGGGAACGCGGCCTGCCGGCGTGTTCATCGGTCCCGGAGAAACCTTCAGCCTCATGGTGAACGAGGAAGACCACCTGCGTCTCCAGACCATAAAGGGCGGCCTGCAGGTGCGCGCCGCCTGGCAGGAAGCGGACAAAATCGATACCGAACTGAGCAAAACACTTGATTTTGCCTTCTCGGATGAGTTTGGTTATCTAACGTCCTGTCCCAGCAACACGGGCACCGGAATGCGGCTGTCGGTGTTGATGCATCTGCCGGGTTTGACCCTGGCGGACCAGATGGCGTCCCTGGGATGCGCCATGGAGGAAATCGGATTCACGGTGCGGGGACTGCATGGCGAAGGCACCGGGCGGTCGGGCAACATGTACCAGGTGTCCAATCAGTGCACCCTGGGACACGCCGAGGAGGAGATCGTCGACCGGCTCGATCGCGTATCGCGACAGCTGGCCGCCTTCGAGGAAAGAGCCTGCGACGCCCTGGCAAGCAGGGCGAAACGCCAGACGGAGGACAGGGTAGCCCGGGCATACGGCCTGCTTAAGCATGTCCGGCTGCTTGGCGAGATGGAAGCGCTGGATGCCCTGTCCATGCTCAGGATGGGCACGTTTATGGAGCTCTGCCAGGGCATGGAGACCAGTGCATTCAACCAGTTGATGATCGCGATACAGCCCGCGCACATCCGGATGACCTCGGGCCGGGAAATGACGGCGGAGGAACTGGACGAGCGCCGCGCGGAGCTGGTCAGGGAACACCTGAGGTTCTAA
- a CDS encoding UvrB/UvrC motif-containing protein: MATRGSSEMKTTSCSQCGLSVAEFGESGQLGCAACYRAFKETLVPLFKQIHGNEFHRGKVPVSDPSRQKIRRELIDLRRALKKAVGREAYEQAADLRDRIKELERGSDLHQVAHG; the protein is encoded by the coding sequence ATGGCGACCAGAGGTTCTTCGGAGATGAAAACGACGTCCTGTTCACAATGCGGCCTGTCCGTGGCGGAATTCGGCGAATCGGGACAGTTGGGATGCGCCGCATGTTATCGCGCCTTCAAGGAGACGCTTGTCCCGCTCTTCAAGCAGATACACGGCAATGAGTTCCACCGGGGCAAGGTCCCCGTGTCCGATCCGTCCCGGCAGAAGATACGACGCGAACTGATCGACCTCAGGCGGGCCCTGAAGAAGGCCGTCGGCCGTGAAGCCTACGAACAGGCAGCGGACCTGCGGGACCGCATCAAAGAACTCGAACGCGGCTCGGACCTGCACCAGGTAGCCCATGGATAG